The Salvia miltiorrhiza cultivar Shanhuang (shh) chromosome 1, IMPLAD_Smil_shh, whole genome shotgun sequence genome has a window encoding:
- the LOC131016789 gene encoding uncharacterized protein LOC131016789 produces MMNNKQPTIVRSELLEKNADAAPAPVADNGKNTSIHVTALDGIVSVNSLFTMSLFIGFSMTVPENATTVSNPACTTSSETVRRLIVFEVVSFSFFLFSSLVAQSLKLQINLRNSMDPTDPHKADINVDHLKYCLFASAVGSAVGSTFLTMSIVDFIRVKLGSLSCGGKPVYAVVTLLVFVGSGLLVYVITAVRAAFFVQNQPTTQDNLQT; encoded by the exons ATGATGAACAACAAACAACCTACCATCGTACG ATCGGAATTGCTGGAGAAGAATGCCGATGCCGCCCCCGCCCCCGTGGCCGACAACGGGAAGAACACGAGCATCCACGTGACGGCCCTGGACGGCATAGTGAGCGTTAACTCCCTCTTCACGATGTCGTTATTCATCGGGTTTTCCATGACCGTCCCGGAAAACGCCACCACCGTGTCGAACCCAGCGTGCACCACCAGCTCGGAGACGGTGAGGCGGCTGATCGTGTTCGAAGTGGTGTCGTTCAGCTTCTTCCTCTTCTCATCCCTCGTGGCTCAGAGCTTGAAGCTTCAGATCAACCTGCGCAACAGCATGGACCCCACCGATCCTCACAAGGCCGACATCAACGTCGACCACCTCAAGTACTGCCTCTTCGCCTCCGCCGTCGGATCGGCCGTGGGCAGCACGTTCCTGACGATGTCGATCGTGGATTTTATAAGGGTGAAATTGGGGTCGCTGTCGTGCGGCGGGAAGCCGGTATACGCGGTGGTGACGCTGCTGGTCTTCGTGGGGTCGGGGCTGCTGGTTTATGTCATCACTGCTGTTCGTGCTGCCTTCTTTGTGCAAAACCAACCCACTACTCAGGACAATCTGCAGACCTAG